In Desulforegula conservatrix Mb1Pa, the DNA window GCGGCACTCAGTGATTCCATGTTCAACCTGAAGCCTTGTGTTGGCTTCTATAAGATAAGGCGTTCCTTCATGGTCAACAAGGAATTCGACTGTAACAAGGGAATAATAGCCAGTCGCCTTTACAAGTCTGGTTGAATATTCCTTGAGCCGGCTCCTTAGCTCTTCTGTCATGCCTGGCCACGGTGAAGGAGTGATCTCAACGAGTTTCTGATGATTTCTCTGAACAGTACAGTCACGTTCATCAAAGGCAAAGCAGTTGCCGTACTGGTCTGCAATTACCTGAATTTCAACGTGGCGAACGGATTCAAGATATTTCTCCACAAATAGTTTTGGATTGCCGAATGAAGCAAGGGCCATTGCCGATGCCTTCATAAAGGAATCTTCAAGCTGTTCCCTGGTCTTTATAATATGGATACCCCTGCCGCCTCCGCCGCCTTCGGCCTTGAGCATGACAGGAAGCCCTATTTTTTCTATTTCAGCCCTGGCTTCAGCAATATCAACCGCTCCCTCAGAACCAGGAACGACAGGCACGCCAACTTTCTTGGCAAGATTTCTTACCTCTACCTTGTTGCCAAGCAGATGCATCATTTCAGCAGGAGGGCCAATGAATATTATTCCAGCTTCCTTGCATTTGGATGGAAAACTCATGTCTTCGGCAGCAAAACCCCAGCCAGGATGAATGGCGTGAACTTTTTTTGCCTTGGCCTCGCTGATTATCCGGTCTAAATCAAGATAAGCTCTTGGATCAGATCCCAGAAGTAAAAGCTCCTGGGCGCCGCCTATGGCTGGAGACGTCTTGTCTACATCCGTGGCCGTGACAACAGGAATAGCCCTGAGCTGCTCCTGGATGGAGCGGACAATTCTGCGGGCTGGTATGCCGCGGTTTACGACTAGTATACGTTTCCCTTTGATTTCTTCCAAAACCTGATCAAAACTTTTCTGTTCCATTTTTCCTCCGGATAACCGCTCCTGATACTGGCTGCAAACAAATGCAGATATACATCCACCTGCCCCCCACCTTAAAATCAAATAATTATTGATAAATAAGGATTTGCCGGACAGGCAACCAGACAGGTAATATGATCAATTTAAATACCTCTATAAAAGCGAGGCATTCTATATAATGGCATGTTTAACGTCAACACTAATAATAATGATTTACCTATTATTTACTCTGACCACTGTTCCTGAAAAAATCTCCTTTTCACGGCATGATTCGCCGACTCTAAGACCGCCGGTTGCACCTATTCCAAGTATCTCACCGTAGATCTCGCCTTCCGGTATATCCGAGACCCTTACAAGCTCTCCTTTCCATACAAGCATGCCGCTTGCAATCGATATAAACCCAGACAATCCTATAGAGTAAACAATCTCATAAGTTCTTTTTACAAGTGTATTCATGAAGTCAATCCATATTTTCAGGGGCCCGCCTGCGTTTTCAGGCAAAGAAACCATTCCTGCCGGAAAAGCAAAACCTTCGCGCATTTCCGATAGTGCGGGATTATCTTTTAGGTTAACTCCTATACCCACGATATACCCGGATTGTTTTTTCTCAACGAGGATGCCGGCAATTTTTTTACCCCCAAAAATTATATCGTTCGGCCATTTTAATCCGGGTTCTATCCCGTGTTTTCTAAAAAACTCAATCATAATGACTGAAACAATCATTGAGGCAAGGCTGGAAAAATCTTCATAAATATCCGGGAACTGAATTGCCGCATGAATGTTTCCTGGAGTTGACTCCCATTTTCTGCAGAATCTTCCCCTGCCCTTTGTCTGGGTCACCGAAATTACAGAACCCCAGTCCCTGACAAGTTCCTGTTTTTTTAACATGGGAATCAGATCCATGACAGAAGAGCATTTTTCAAAAACAAAAACAGGATAAAGTGACTCACAATACTGCGCGGAAAAATATTCAAAGGAAAGATCTTTTGAATCAAATTTATTTAATGTCCAGGGCTCAAGGTCGAGGATATCTTTTTTCCAGTTTTCAGGACATTCAGTGAAGGGGAATCCTGAATTTAAAGTATTTATTCCGAAGATCCCTTCTTTGGGAATAATAATTCCGGTAATCATCCGGCAATACCTCCAGTAAGCATTCAATTCAGTAGATATCGCACAGTATAATCAAATTTACAAACACACAATAAAACACTTGATTCAAACAAGTGTTTAAAATATACCATAAGTGGTAATACCTACCCCCGCACAATCGAATTTGACAAAAATTATAAATGAAAGCTGGAGGATTTCCGTGAAAAAATGGATCATTGTTTCTGGCGCCGCACTTCTTTTATTTGCCGCAATCGGTGTCAAGTATATGGCAAAACAGAAAAACTCCGAGGAAAAAGCAGGCGACTCGTCAGATTTAGTTGCTGTTGACACAGCAAAACCTGAAAAAAAGGATCTCCAGCGTTTTGTCGAGGTTTACGGAAGTCTCGCACCCAAAACATCTACTGAAGTAAAAAGCGAGATACCCGGGAGAGTCGCTGAAATACGTGTCAAGGAATGGGACAGCGTTACTCCTCAAGACATCCTTCTTGAACTCGACCCCACAGATTTTAAGGTTGAGCTTAACAGAAACGAGGCAGGACTCCAGATGGCAAAAGCCCAGCATCTCGAAGCAAAGGCAGGTCTTAACAGGGCCATGCGAGAATGGGAAAGGACAATGAAGCTTAAAGAAGCCGGCCTTGTAACAGGTCAGGAAGTTGACGAAAGAAAGTCCGAACTTGAATCAGCAGAAGCAAGGGCAAACCTTGCAGAAGCCCAGATTGGCCAGGCCCAGGCCATGGTAGCTGAATCAAAAAGGAACATGTCCAAAACAAAGGTTTATGCTCCTATCACAGGGGCTGTTTCTGAAAGAAAAGTTGACAAAGGAGACTGGGTGGACAGGGGAGCACCGCTTTTTGCCGTGGTTGACAACAGAATTCTGGATTTAACGGCAAATGTTCCTGCCACAGAATTCCCAAAAGTCAGGGAAGGCCAGAATCTTGTATTTTCAGTTGATGGTCTGCCAGGCCAGACTTTCACAGGCAGTGTTAAGCGTCTTAATCCCCTTGTAAGCTCATCGGACAGATCAGGCAGAATTCAGGCAGAAGTAAGTAACGCAGAAGGCAAACTGAGGGGCGGAATTTTTGCCAGGGGCAAAATCGTAATTGAGGAAAAAAAACAGGCCCTCACTGTTCCAAAAAATGCCCTTCTTTCTTTTAATATTGAAAAAGGAACGGCCTCTGTCTTTGTTATTAAAAGCCCTGATACGGCTGTTCTTAAAAATGTCGCGACCGGTCTTGCCACAGAAGAAACAATAGAAATCACCTCAGGAATTAATGATAATGACGACATTGTTATAAGGGGGGGCTTTAATCTTAAGGACGGAACAAAAGTGACTGTTACAAACAGCAGACAGCAGGCAGAACCCGCAGCAGCAGACAAAGCCGGCAAAGGCAACTCAACCCAGGAAAAAAAATAACAGGCCAAAATCATGCTTATTACCGAAGTCTCAATAAAACGCCCTGTGTTTGCCACAGTTATGATGCTGACCCTTCTGGTTCTCGGCATGTTTTCCTACAGCAAGCTCAGTACGGATCTTTATCCAAATGTAGAATTCCCTGTACTAACAATAACAACTGTTTATGAAGGCGCTCCTCCTGAAACAGTTGAACGAGAGGTTACAAGAAAAATTGAAGAAGCGGTGAATCCTGTCCAGGGTGTAAAGCATATTTCATCTACGTCCCAGGAAGGCGTATCTTTCATTGTCGTGGAATTTACCTTAGAAACAAAGATAAACGACGCATCCCAGGACACAAGATCAAAAATAAACGCCATAAAGGGTGATCTGCCCAAGGAATGCGATGAATCCGTAATACAAAAAATGGACTCTGCATCAGCTCCGGTCATATCGGTTTCAGTGAAATCATCCAAGCTTGGGCCCAAAGAACTCACAACCCTTGTGGATAAAAGGATTAAGCGCAGACTCGAAAACTCGACCGGAGTCGGCAAGGTAAACCTCATCGGAGAGTCAATGAGAGAGGTCAATATCTGGCTTGACCCTGTCCGCCTCGAATCCTTGGGGCTTGGAGTGAATGAGGTGATCCAGGGACTCAGACAGGAAAACGTCGACACCCCTCTTGGAAGGCTAAACAGAAGCGGTTATGAATTCCCTGTAAGGGTTTCCGGAAAACCGTCCGAAGTCTCGGGCTATCCGGACATGATTGTGGCATGGCGTGAAGGCAGACCAATAAGACTCAAGGAAATCGCGTCCATAAAAGACGGAATCAAGGAACCAAGATCGCTCGCCCTTTTAAACGGAGTTCCGGCCATATCCCTTGACATACTGAAGCAGTCAGGAGCCAATACTGTTGATGTGGCCGAAGGGATCAAAAAGATTGTTTCCACACTTTCAAAAGAGCTGCCCGAAGGCGTTGAGATCGAAATCATAAGGGATATGTCGGTCTTTATCCTGGAATCTGTTGAGGATGTTCAGGTGACCATGATTCTTGGAGGTATCCTGACCGTTCTGATTGTTTTCTGCTTTCTTATTTCATGGCGATCCACGGTCATTACAGGCATAACCCTTCCAATAAGCGTAATCAGCTCCTTCATAATAATGCAGGCCCTCGGATTTACCCTGAATACACTTACGTTAATGGGACTTTCGCTTGCCATCGGGCTCCTCATAGATGACGCGATTGTTGTCCGGGAAAACATAGTGCGCCATCTCCAGATGGGGAAGGATCACGTAGCTGCCTCCCTTGACGGAACAAAGGAAATCGGCCTTGCGGTTCTTGCAACAACTTTGAGCATCATGGCTGTTTTTGTTCCGGTAGCTTTCATGAAGGGGATCATAGGAAGATTTTTCTACCAGTTCGGCATAACAGTTGCTTTTGCGGTTGCGATCTCGCTTTTTGTTTCCTTCACCATGGACCCCATGCTTTCTTCAAAATGGCATGACCCTGATGCAGGAAAAGAGCATGATCCGGATCATCAGAAAAACTTCATTTTCAGAATGCTGGCTTTGTTCAATATCTTTTTCGAAGATGTGGCAGACAGATATACAATAACAATCTCATGGGCGCTGGATCATAAAAAGACAGTCATCGCCATGGGAGCAGGCGCATTCATATTCGCCATTCTCATGGCTCCTTTCGTAGGCAGTGCTTTCTTCACCGAATACGATCAGGGTGAAATGCAGATCAATTTTGAGGCATCGCCCGATGCCGGCCTTGATGAAACAAGGAGCAGGGCTGAAGAAATCCTTAAAGTCGTGCACGGAACACCAGGCGTGAAACTGAGTTATGCCACGATCGGCGCAGGAGACAATGGAACTGTGCGCGAGGGCATTATCTACATAAAACTCAAGGATAAAAAGGAAAGAGAACACAGCCAGTCCGAACTGGTCGAGATAATGAGAAAAGGCGTACAGAAAATACCGGGTGTCACAACTAGCTTCATGGACCCGGGCAGTTTCCACGCCATGGCCCCAATAAATCTCAACCTCAAGGGAGACGATCTTGAGGGCTTAAAGATCCAGTCTGAAAAAATCAAAAAAGTTATGGGCGAAGTAAAAGGCGTGGTTGATATCAATTCCAGCCTTGACCAGGAAAAAAGCGAGGTCAAACTTTTTGTGGACAGAGCAAGAGCTGTCGATGTTGGTGTTTCAACAGGCCAGGTTGTGGAAACCCTTGCCCCTCTGATCGGAGGCATGAAGGTCAGCACTTACGAAGACAAGGATGGAGATGCCTATGACTTAAGGGTAAGGCTTTCAGATGAATACAGAATGAACCCTGCCCAGTTAGGAAAACTGACCCTTCTCTCTGTCCGGCCTGACGGCAGCAGGGTGCTTGTGCCTGTGGCGGATGTCGCAGAATTCAAAATGTCCATTTCACCTGCCAAAATCCAGAGGCTGGATCTAAGGCGCAGAATAACCCTGTCTGCGGACACGGCAGAAGGCATGGCTCTTGGCGATGCCATAAACGCCATAAAGGAAAAGGTTTCAAAGCTTGATCTGCCCTCGGAATATACGGTTTCATGGAGCGGAGAGGCAGAGGACATGGCCGAAACTTTCCAGTATATTTTCGAGGCACTCTTGCTTGCGATAATCCTGATCTACCTGATTCTTGCAGCCCAGTTCGAAAGCTTCGTGGCTCCCGTATCCATCATGATGTCCCTGCCGCTTTCCCTCGTAGGGGTCATCCTGACCCTTTATTTCACAGGAGACACCCTTAACATCATGTCCCTTATCGGGCTCATCATGCTCATGGGTCTTGTAACTAAAAACGCCATACTTCTTGTGGACTACGCCATAGTGCTCAGGAAAGAGGGCATGGACAGAAAAAGCTCGCTCATAAAAGCCGGAAGGACAAGGCTCAGACCAATCATAATGACAACGGCGGCCATGATCTTCGGCATGCTCCCGCTTGCCCTCGCTCTTGGGCCAGGAGCTGAAATGCGCGCACCCATGGCAAGGGCTGTAATTGGAGGGCTTGTAACGTCTACTCTCCTTACCTTGATAATGGTGCCTGTAGCATATTCGGTTCTTGATGACGCCACTGCCTTTATCATTAAACTGATTAAAGGCAATAAAGGCCACGATTTAACTCATTGAATTAAACATGGATAAAACAATGAAACATTTTTTAAGGATATCAGCTTTTGTCTTTGCCCTTTCGGCCACAATCGTGCCAAACGCTTCTGCCGGGCAGAAAAACCTCACAATGGAAGAATGCCTGAAGCTAACGCTTGATTACAGCAGGGATATTCTACTGGCCAGGGAAGGAATCAATATATCAGAAGGACGGTATATTGAAGAAAGGGCCTCGGCATTCCCTTATATAGGTACAGAGACAAGCATAAAGAGGTACAGGGACGAAGCCATAGAAAAAACAGGACTGCCACCGACATATTCAAAGATCCTTGGTATTCCAAGCCCGACGCTCGAACAGAGCGAGATGGAATCAAAACTGACTCTTGCCCAGCCTGTTTTTACATGGGGTCAGGTCAGTGCGGCCATAAATGCGGCAAAACACGACATGAAATCTTCCGAATTCAAGCTTCAGGAAGTCCGCCAGCTTGCGCTCCGGGAATCGGCAACCGTTTTTTATGCCCTGCTTCTCGGCATGGAGCTTGAAAAAACTGCAAAGGACAGCATAGCCCAGAAACAGCGCCATCTTAACGAGGCGGAACGCAAATTCAAAATGGAGGTGGCCACAGACTATGATGTTCTTTCCGCAAGGGTGGCCCTTACAAACGCCGAACCAGAGCTTACAAGGGTTCAAAACAGTATCAGACTGCTAAAAGACAGGGTCAGATATTTCACAGGCATGGAAGGAGATTTCGAAGCAAAAGGCACACTTGTCTGCGATATTGAAAAACCTGAAAATCTTGAAAAAATTCTCTCGGAAGCAAATGCTAACAGACCAGATATCAAATACTATATGAGTCAGGTTGACACCTTCAACGAGCTTGTCAAGGTGGCAAAAGGTTCTAACAAACCAAGACTCGACTTAAAGGGAGAACTTGGCATAAAAAAATATGTAGAACATGGAGAGGAATACCCAGGCAAAAACTGGAATGCTGGACTTTATCTCACTTTCCCCCTTTTTGACGGATTAAGAGGCAAAGGCCAGGTAATGCAGGCCGAAAGCAGGGTAACAAGCTACGAGGTTGAACTTAAAAAGCTTCAGGATCAGATTCTTCTTGATGCACGCCAGGCAATAAACGACGTGAATGAAGCTATTGAAATCGTAAAAAGTCTTGAAGCCACCACAGTGCAGGCAGAACGTCTCCTCCAGATGGCTGAAGCTGGTTATAAATATGGCGTAAAAACAAAACTGGAAGTAGATGATGCTGACTCCAATCTTCTTTCAGCAAGGATAAATCTGGCAAAGGCAAGACATGATTATCTTACTGCAAAAACAAAACTCAACTGGGTTAAAGGTCTTGACCTGAATGAATGCCTTGCCAATAACTGCAAGGCTATGAATGGAAAAAACGATAAACTGTAAATAAAAGGCTATCTTCCCGTTAAGTGTGGAATACTTTATTATTCCAATAAACAGCTGATAGTTTTAATAAAAA includes these proteins:
- a CDS encoding efflux RND transporter permease subunit, giving the protein MLITEVSIKRPVFATVMMLTLLVLGMFSYSKLSTDLYPNVEFPVLTITTVYEGAPPETVEREVTRKIEEAVNPVQGVKHISSTSQEGVSFIVVEFTLETKINDASQDTRSKINAIKGDLPKECDESVIQKMDSASAPVISVSVKSSKLGPKELTTLVDKRIKRRLENSTGVGKVNLIGESMREVNIWLDPVRLESLGLGVNEVIQGLRQENVDTPLGRLNRSGYEFPVRVSGKPSEVSGYPDMIVAWREGRPIRLKEIASIKDGIKEPRSLALLNGVPAISLDILKQSGANTVDVAEGIKKIVSTLSKELPEGVEIEIIRDMSVFILESVEDVQVTMILGGILTVLIVFCFLISWRSTVITGITLPISVISSFIIMQALGFTLNTLTLMGLSLAIGLLIDDAIVVRENIVRHLQMGKDHVAASLDGTKEIGLAVLATTLSIMAVFVPVAFMKGIIGRFFYQFGITVAFAVAISLFVSFTMDPMLSSKWHDPDAGKEHDPDHQKNFIFRMLALFNIFFEDVADRYTITISWALDHKKTVIAMGAGAFIFAILMAPFVGSAFFTEYDQGEMQINFEASPDAGLDETRSRAEEILKVVHGTPGVKLSYATIGAGDNGTVREGIIYIKLKDKKEREHSQSELVEIMRKGVQKIPGVTTSFMDPGSFHAMAPINLNLKGDDLEGLKIQSEKIKKVMGEVKGVVDINSSLDQEKSEVKLFVDRARAVDVGVSTGQVVETLAPLIGGMKVSTYEDKDGDAYDLRVRLSDEYRMNPAQLGKLTLLSVRPDGSRVLVPVADVAEFKMSISPAKIQRLDLRRRITLSADTAEGMALGDAINAIKEKVSKLDLPSEYTVSWSGEAEDMAETFQYIFEALLLAIILIYLILAAQFESFVAPVSIMMSLPLSLVGVILTLYFTGDTLNIMSLIGLIMLMGLVTKNAILLVDYAIVLRKEGMDRKSSLIKAGRTRLRPIIMTTAAMIFGMLPLALALGPGAEMRAPMARAVIGGLVTSTLLTLIMVPVAYSVLDDATAFIIKLIKGNKGHDLTH
- a CDS encoding biotin--[acetyl-CoA-carboxylase] ligase, whose protein sequence is MITGIIIPKEGIFGINTLNSGFPFTECPENWKKDILDLEPWTLNKFDSKDLSFEYFSAQYCESLYPVFVFEKCSSVMDLIPMLKKQELVRDWGSVISVTQTKGRGRFCRKWESTPGNIHAAIQFPDIYEDFSSLASMIVSVIMIEFFRKHGIEPGLKWPNDIIFGGKKIAGILVEKKQSGYIVGIGVNLKDNPALSEMREGFAFPAGMVSLPENAGGPLKIWIDFMNTLVKRTYEIVYSIGLSGFISIASGMLVWKGELVRVSDIPEGEIYGEILGIGATGGLRVGESCREKEIFSGTVVRVNNR
- a CDS encoding TolC family protein: MKHFLRISAFVFALSATIVPNASAGQKNLTMEECLKLTLDYSRDILLAREGINISEGRYIEERASAFPYIGTETSIKRYRDEAIEKTGLPPTYSKILGIPSPTLEQSEMESKLTLAQPVFTWGQVSAAINAAKHDMKSSEFKLQEVRQLALRESATVFYALLLGMELEKTAKDSIAQKQRHLNEAERKFKMEVATDYDVLSARVALTNAEPELTRVQNSIRLLKDRVRYFTGMEGDFEAKGTLVCDIEKPENLEKILSEANANRPDIKYYMSQVDTFNELVKVAKGSNKPRLDLKGELGIKKYVEHGEEYPGKNWNAGLYLTFPLFDGLRGKGQVMQAESRVTSYEVELKKLQDQILLDARQAINDVNEAIEIVKSLEATTVQAERLLQMAEAGYKYGVKTKLEVDDADSNLLSARINLAKARHDYLTAKTKLNWVKGLDLNECLANNCKAMNGKNDKL
- a CDS encoding efflux RND transporter periplasmic adaptor subunit, which produces MKKWIIVSGAALLLFAAIGVKYMAKQKNSEEKAGDSSDLVAVDTAKPEKKDLQRFVEVYGSLAPKTSTEVKSEIPGRVAEIRVKEWDSVTPQDILLELDPTDFKVELNRNEAGLQMAKAQHLEAKAGLNRAMREWERTMKLKEAGLVTGQEVDERKSELESAEARANLAEAQIGQAQAMVAESKRNMSKTKVYAPITGAVSERKVDKGDWVDRGAPLFAVVDNRILDLTANVPATEFPKVREGQNLVFSVDGLPGQTFTGSVKRLNPLVSSSDRSGRIQAEVSNAEGKLRGGIFARGKIVIEEKKQALTVPKNALLSFNIEKGTASVFVIKSPDTAVLKNVATGLATEETIEITSGINDNDDIVIRGGFNLKDGTKVTVTNSRQQAEPAAADKAGKGNSTQEKK